A single genomic interval of Cucumis sativus cultivar 9930 chromosome 7, Cucumber_9930_V3, whole genome shotgun sequence harbors:
- the LOC101216293 gene encoding uncharacterized protein LOC101216293 — MKHSNGKHEHNNRSKSKFMNNNKHNNIKRLGGKGLSLEAFANAKSTTDYYNPALIKKQREFYKNAKHVNKYKKLVKHQNQPNERPSSSTVTLVEGENETKFENQTNDRCGKERNKGVPSLQALYERKHEEKEKARMEKEAIIAAKKEERERAKARRNSTREKMFKRTQKGQPVMKYRIEHLLETIGASTNH, encoded by the exons ATGAAGCATTCCAATGGAAAACACGAACATAACAATCGCTCCAAATCGAAATTCATGAACAACAATAaacacaataatattaaacgGTTGGGAGGGAAGGGCCTTTCGCTTGAGGCATTCGCGAATGCTAAATCAACTACCGATTACTATAATCCAGCTTTGATAA AAAAGCAAAGAGAGTTCTATAAGAATGCTAAACATGTCAACAAGTATAAGAAGTTAGTAAAGCATCAGAATCAACCGAATGAGAGGCCTTCTAGCTCTACTGTTACCCTTGTCGAG GGtgaaaatgaaaccaaattCGAGAATCAGACGAACGATAGATGtgggaaagaaaggaataaagGTGTACCTAGTCTTCAGGCACTGTATGAGAGAAAACatgaagagaaagagaaagcaaGAATGGAGAAAGAAGCCATTATCGCTGCAAAAAAGGAAGAACGAGAAAGGGCTAAGGCTAGACGAAACTCCacaagagaaaaaatgttcaaaaggACACAAAAAGGTCAGCCAGTTATGAAGTACAGAATTGAGCATCTTTTGGAAACTATTGGAGCCTCAACGAACCACTAA
- the LOC101216057 gene encoding CASP-like protein 1E1: protein MQHKEPPPPPPPLTSMAIDDNDVVVGVRSNVKVIQSVRTKLRWPFDGVVRFLGLAFTLIAAIVVAVDNESKIISVTLTKALPPIHFYASAKWQYMSAFKYFVVSNCIACGYAAVSLVYSMTTKGYKDDPTRSMLLISLDLIMVGLLFSADGAAAAIGVIGRDGNSHMHWIKVCGFFEGYCHHFTAALVISIAGSVMFLCLVVLSVLKLYKN from the exons ATGCAGCACAAAgaaccaccaccaccaccaccacccctAACATCCATGGCCATAGATGATAATGATGTTGTTGTTGGTGTGAGAAGCAATGTTAAAGTTATTCAAAGTGTTAGAACAAAATTAAGATGGCCTTTTGATGGGGTTGTTAGATTTTTGGGTCTTGCTTTTACTTTAATTGCTGCTATTGTTGTTGCTGTTGATAATGAATCTAAGATTATCTCTGTTACTCTTACCAAAGCTTTGCCTCCTATCCATTTTTATGCCTCTGCTAAGTGGCAATACATGTCTGCTTTCAA GTACTTTGTCGTGTCGAATTGCATCGCATGTGGATATGCTGCAGTATCATTGGTGTACTCAATGACGACCAAGGGTTACAAAGACGATCCAACGAGATCCATGTTGCTGATATCCCTTGATCTGATTATGGTGGGTCTATTGTTCTCAGCCGATGGGGCAGCTGCGGCCATTGGAGTCATTGGTCGGGATGGAAACTCACATATGCATTGGATAAAAGTCTGTGGTTTCTTTGAAGGTTATTGTCATCACTTCACAGCTGCACTTGTAATCTCCATTGCTGGTTCTgtcatgtttctttgtttggttGTGCTTTCTGTTCTTAAACTTTACAAGAATTGA
- the LOC101216544 gene encoding protein TRANSPORT INHIBITOR RESPONSE 1-like, giving the protein MLRMASTFPEDVLEHVFSFIQCHQDRNSISMVCKSWYEIERWCRKRVFVGNCYAVSPQIVIRRFPDVRSVELKGKPHFADFSLVPDGWGGYVYPWILAMASAYPLLEEIRLKRMVVTDESLELISKSFKNFKVLVLMTCEGFSTDGLAAIAANCRHLKVLDLRESDVEDLNGHWLSHFPDTYTSLVSLNIACLVSEVSVSALERLVDRCPNLRTLRLNRPVPLDRHANLLRRAPQLVEFGAGCYTADLRSEVFSSLTGAFTSCTELKSLSGFWDVVPAYLPSVYPTCSQLTSLNLSYATIQCDDLTKLVSQCHNLQKLWVLDFIEDSGLEAVAVTCKDLRELRVFPSEPYGLEPNVSLTEQGLVSVSEGCPKLQSVLYFCRQMTNAALVTIARNRPNMTRFRLCILEPWTPDYVTGQALDVGFGAIVEYCKDLQRFSLSGLLTDRCFEYIGTYGKKLEMLSVAFAGESDLGLHHVLSGCDSLRKLEIRDCPFGDKALLANAAKLETMRSLWMSSCSVSFGACKLLAQKFPQLNVEVIDERDPPNTRPESCPVERLYIYRSVAGRRLDMPGFVWTMDGDAPLRLT; this is encoded by the exons ATGCTGAGAATGGCGAGTACGTTTCCAGAGGATGTGTTGGAGcatgtgttttcttttatacagTGTCATCAAGACAGGAACTCCATTTCTATGGTCTGTAAGTCTTGGTATGAGATTGAGAGATGGTGTAGGAAGAGGGTTTTTGTTGGGAACTGCTATGCCGTCAGTCCTCAAATTGTTATCAGGCGGTTTCCGGATGTGAGATCTGTCGAGTTGAAAGGGAAGCCCCACTTTGCGGATTTTAGTTTGGTGCCTGATGGTTGGGGTGGCTATGTTTATCCATGGATCCTCGCTATGGCTTCTGCCTATCCTTTGTTGGAAGAGATCAGGTTGAAGAGAATGGTGGTTACGGATGAGAGTTTGGAGCTCATTTCCAAGtcttttaagaattttaaGGTTCTTGTCTTGATGACTTGTGAAGGCTTCAGTACTGATGGGCTTGCCGCCATTGCTGCTAATTGCAG GCATTTGAAAGTATTGGACTTGCGAGAGAGTGATGTGGAAGATCTGAATGGGCATTGGCTCAGCCATTTTCCTGATACATATACGTCATTGGTATCTCTCAATATTGCTTGTTTGGTCTCTGAGGTGAGTGTTTCTGCACTGGAGCGTCTAGTGGACAGGTGTCCAAACTTACGGACACTGCGTCTCAATCGTCCAGTTCCCCTTGATAGGCATGCCAACCTACTTCGTCGTGCACCTCAGCTGGTTGAGTTTGGTGCTGGATGCTATACTGCTGATTTGAGATCTGAAGTTTTTTCGAGCTTAACTGGGGCATTTACGAGCTGCACCGAATTGAAGAGTCTGTCAGGATTTTGGGATGTTGTCCCTGCATACCTTCCTTCCGTTTATCCAACATGCTCTCAGCTAACGTCCTTAAACTTAAGCTATGCTACAATTCAATGTGACGATCTTACAAAGCTTGTCAGTCAATGTCATAATTTGCAGAAGCTTTGG GTGCTGGATTTCATTGAGGATTCTGGCCTTGAAGCTGTTGCAGTTACCTGCAAAGATCTTCGAGAATTAAGAGTGTTTCCATCCGAACCATATGGGCTGGAACCAAATGTGTCTTTGACAGAACAGGGCCTTGTCTCTGTATCTGAAGGTTGCCCAAAGCTCCAATCTGTTCTGTACTTTTGTCGTCAAATGACGAATGCTGCCTTAGTGACCATTGCCAGGAATCGTCCAAACATGACCAGATTTCGTCTATGTATTCTGGAGCCATGGACTCCTGATTACGTTACGGGTCAGGCACTTGATGTAGGTTTTGGTGCCATTGTTGAGTATTGCAAAGATCTCCAGCGCTTTTCCCTTTCTGGCCTTCTTACAGATAGATGTTTCGAATATATTGGAACTTATGGTAAGAAGCTAGAGATGTTATCTGTGGCATTTGCAGGCGAGAGTGATTTAGGTCTTCATCATGTGTTGTCTGGATGTGATAGTCTTCGCAAGCTGGAGATCAGGGACTGTCCTTTTGGTGATAAAGCTCTTTTAGCCAATGCTGCAAAGCTCGAGACAATGCGATCCCTTTGGATGTCCTCTTGCTCAGTGAGTTTTGGAGCATGCAAATTGTTAGCTCAGAAGTTTCCCCAACTCAATGTCGAAGTTATAGATGAGAGGGATCCTCCAAATACCAGGCCCGAAAGTTGTCCTGTGGAGAGGCTTTATATATACCGAAGTGTCGCTGGGCGTCGGTTAGATATGCCTGGTTTTGTGTGGACAATGGATGGAGATGCTCCTCTAAGGCTTACTTGA